A genome region from Musa acuminata AAA Group cultivar baxijiao chromosome BXJ3-5, Cavendish_Baxijiao_AAA, whole genome shotgun sequence includes the following:
- the LOC103985681 gene encoding heavy metal-associated isoprenylated plant protein 9, which produces MGEAQQEEAKADPKPEVDDKKEVKKEKQEEIKKEEVDEKKAAEAKPSPPSPIVLSLDLHCVGCARKIEKLILKCRGVEGVEMDMVQNQVTVKGVVDPQVVCSRIQKRTLRRAKVLAPLPPAEGDYKPDAVPPQVSEMTTVELLVNMHCEACAQQLRRKILKMRGVQTVETDFGAGKITVTGTMKAETLVEHIHRRTLKFASIVSQPPKEEEKKQEDEKKAEEKPAEEKKEESREKKEEQKATSEQEKPEGNKEGGDIGGGKEEKGGGEEANKEEDGGSKSITSEEDMMKRMMMYWNGGIIGGEDMAKRMVHWVPFYVIQQPLPPPQIFSDENPNACCIL; this is translated from the exons ATGGGTGAGGCTCAGCAG GAAGAAGCTAAAGCGGATCCCAAGCCAGAAGTGGACGACAAGAAAGAAgttaagaaagagaagcaagaagagaTCAAGAAAGAAGAAGTAGACGAGAAGAAAGCAGCTGAGGCAAAGCCCTCCCCTCCTTCCCCCATCGTGTTGTCTCTAGACTTGCATTGCGTTGGATGTGCAAGGAAGATTGAGAAGCTCATACTTAAATGCAGAG GTGTTGAAGGGGTTGAGATGGACATGGTGCAAAACCAGGTGACAGTCAAAGGCGTAGTGGACCCTCAAGTGGTGTGCTCCAGAATCCAGAAGAGAACTCTCAGAAGAGCCAAGGTTCTCGCTCCACTTCCCCCAGCTGAAGGGGACTACAAACCAGATGCTGTTCCGCCGCAG GTGAGTGAGATGACAACAGTCGAGCTGCTTGTGAACATGCACTGCGAGGCCTGTGCACAGCAGCTTAGGAGAAAGATACTAAAGATGAGAG GAGTGCAAACCGTAGAAACCGATTTCGGCGCCGGAAAGATCACAGTGACCGGGACGATGAAAGCAGAAACGCTGGTGGAACACATTCACCGACGCACTTTAAAGTTCGCAAGCATCGTCTCTCAGCCAcccaaagaggaagagaagaagcaaGAGGACGAGAAGAAGGCCGAGGAGAAGCCAGccgaagagaagaaagaagagagcagggagaagaaggaagaacagAAAGCAACCTCAGAACAAGAGAAGCCCGAGGGCAACAAGGAAGGTGGTGATATTGGTGGTGGCAAGGAAGAGAAGGGAGGTGGTGAGGAGGCAAACAAGGAAGAAGACGGAGGAAGCAAAAGCATAACTAGCGAAGAAGACATGATGAAGAGGATGATGATGTACTGGAACGGTGGCATCATCGGTGGGGAAGACATGGCCAAGAGAATGGTGCACTGGGTGCCGTTCTACGTGATTCAACAGCCACTTCCACCACCTCAAATCTTTAGCGATGAGAACCCTAATGCCTGTTGCATACTCTGA
- the LOC135584498 gene encoding uncharacterized calcium-binding protein At1g02270-like isoform X2: MSRKERNYESGSGNKRKRGRWANRTSSIKKKRRGMGHSSTVRSDRCVTCTTFNILAPIYKRISEEDQSCRESQYRAYWLSRNKSIIDRLLGDRSSIICLQEVWLGNDELVNMYEKQLGDAGYVSFKLARTNNRGDGLLTAIHRDYFRILNHRELLFNDFGDRVAQLLDVESVVSFWHGQNSSIRQQLLIVNTHLLFPHDSTLCIVRLQQVYKILQYIETYQKEHNLEPMPVILCGDWNGSKRGHVYKFLRSQGFISSYDTVHQYTDSDADAHKWISHRNHRGNICGVDFIWLLNPNKQRKPLRTSWNEAVFGIIKYLLRAASLTETSAFAFLKIDSPGDYITYSGFCQALYQLGLSGHPDGLSSEDTKVLWVQADTDGNGVVDYVEFLQRIWNPKCSEQPEDKTATGTKITGGETQQQQQAFGFDVKDAVLFPPEVERGMWPENYSLSDHAPLTVVFSPVKMPCGGPVC; this comes from the exons ATG AGCAGGAAAGAACGGAACTATGAGTCCGGCAGCGGCAACAAGCGCAAGCGGGGCCGGTGGGCGAACAGGACGAGCAGcatcaagaagaagaggagaggaatgGGGCACAGCTCGACGGTGCGCTCGGACCGCTGCGTCACCTGCACCACCTTCAACATTCTTGCGCCCATCTATAAGCGGATCAGTGAGGAG GATCAGAGTTGCAGGGAGAGTCAATACAGAGCGTATTGGTTGAGCCGGAACAAAAGTATAATCGACAGGCTATTGGGCGATCGTTCCTCTATCATTTGCCTTCAG GAGGTTTGGTTGGGGAACGACGAGCTCGTCAATATGTATGAGAAGCAGCTGGGGGACGCCGGCTATGTCAGCTTCAAGCTTGCCCGGACGAACAATCGCGGCGATG GTCTCCTCACTGCTATTCACAGGGACTACTTCAGGATTCTAAACCATCGGGAGTTGCTCttcaatgactttggagatcgtgTTGCTCAGCTCTTAGATGTGGAATCGGTTGTTTCTTTCTGGCATGGGCAAAACAGCAGCATTCGGCAACAATTGCTCATTGTGAATACCCATCTGTTATTCCCTCATGATTCTACCTTGTGTATAGTTCGTTTGCAACAG GTATACAAGATCCTTCAGTATATAGAAACATACCAGAAAGAGCATAATCTTGAACCAATGCCTGTCATACTATGTGG AGATTGGAATGGAAGCAAACGTGGGCATGTTTACAAGTTTCTTCGGTCCCAAGGGTTTATATCATCATATGATACCGTTCATCAGTACACCGATAGTGATGCTGATGCCCACAAG TGGATTAGCCACCGCAATCATCGTGGGAACATCTGCGGAGTTGATTTCATATGGCTTCTTAATCCAAATAAGCAAAGGAAACCACTGAGAACTAGCTGGAACGAAGCAGTATTTGGCATTATTAag TATCTTTTGCGAGCAGCTTCTCTTACAGAGACCAGTGCATTTGCGTTCCTTAAAATTGACAGTCCTGGCGATTACATTACCTACTCAGGTTTCTGTCAGGCACTCTATCAG CTAGGTTTGTCTGGTCATCCTGATGGCCTTAGTTCTGAAGACACAAAAGTTCTATGGGTTCAAGCTGATACTGATGGAAATGGTGTTGTGGACTACGTAGAATTTCTG CAGCGAATATGGAATCCAAAATGTTCGGAGCAACCTGAGGATAAAACAGCAACTGGAACCAAGATAACAGGTGGAGAgacacaacagcagcagcaggccTTTGGTTTTGACGTGAAGGACGCAGTCCTCTTCCCTCCAGAAGTCGAGAGAGGGATGTGGCCGGAAAACTATTCTCTCTCCGACCATGCCCCGCTGACCGTCGTGTTTTCCCCTGTAAAGATGCCTTGTGGCGGGCCAGTTTGCTAA
- the LOC135584498 gene encoding uncharacterized calcium-binding protein At1g02270-like isoform X1 → MQSRKERNYESGSGNKRKRGRWANRTSSIKKKRRGMGHSSTVRSDRCVTCTTFNILAPIYKRISEEDQSCRESQYRAYWLSRNKSIIDRLLGDRSSIICLQEVWLGNDELVNMYEKQLGDAGYVSFKLARTNNRGDGLLTAIHRDYFRILNHRELLFNDFGDRVAQLLDVESVVSFWHGQNSSIRQQLLIVNTHLLFPHDSTLCIVRLQQVYKILQYIETYQKEHNLEPMPVILCGDWNGSKRGHVYKFLRSQGFISSYDTVHQYTDSDADAHKWISHRNHRGNICGVDFIWLLNPNKQRKPLRTSWNEAVFGIIKYLLRAASLTETSAFAFLKIDSPGDYITYSGFCQALYQLGLSGHPDGLSSEDTKVLWVQADTDGNGVVDYVEFLQRIWNPKCSEQPEDKTATGTKITGGETQQQQQAFGFDVKDAVLFPPEVERGMWPENYSLSDHAPLTVVFSPVKMPCGGPVC, encoded by the exons ATGCAGAGCAGGAAAGAACGGAACTATGAGTCCGGCAGCGGCAACAAGCGCAAGCGGGGCCGGTGGGCGAACAGGACGAGCAGcatcaagaagaagaggagaggaatgGGGCACAGCTCGACGGTGCGCTCGGACCGCTGCGTCACCTGCACCACCTTCAACATTCTTGCGCCCATCTATAAGCGGATCAGTGAGGAG GATCAGAGTTGCAGGGAGAGTCAATACAGAGCGTATTGGTTGAGCCGGAACAAAAGTATAATCGACAGGCTATTGGGCGATCGTTCCTCTATCATTTGCCTTCAG GAGGTTTGGTTGGGGAACGACGAGCTCGTCAATATGTATGAGAAGCAGCTGGGGGACGCCGGCTATGTCAGCTTCAAGCTTGCCCGGACGAACAATCGCGGCGATG GTCTCCTCACTGCTATTCACAGGGACTACTTCAGGATTCTAAACCATCGGGAGTTGCTCttcaatgactttggagatcgtgTTGCTCAGCTCTTAGATGTGGAATCGGTTGTTTCTTTCTGGCATGGGCAAAACAGCAGCATTCGGCAACAATTGCTCATTGTGAATACCCATCTGTTATTCCCTCATGATTCTACCTTGTGTATAGTTCGTTTGCAACAG GTATACAAGATCCTTCAGTATATAGAAACATACCAGAAAGAGCATAATCTTGAACCAATGCCTGTCATACTATGTGG AGATTGGAATGGAAGCAAACGTGGGCATGTTTACAAGTTTCTTCGGTCCCAAGGGTTTATATCATCATATGATACCGTTCATCAGTACACCGATAGTGATGCTGATGCCCACAAG TGGATTAGCCACCGCAATCATCGTGGGAACATCTGCGGAGTTGATTTCATATGGCTTCTTAATCCAAATAAGCAAAGGAAACCACTGAGAACTAGCTGGAACGAAGCAGTATTTGGCATTATTAag TATCTTTTGCGAGCAGCTTCTCTTACAGAGACCAGTGCATTTGCGTTCCTTAAAATTGACAGTCCTGGCGATTACATTACCTACTCAGGTTTCTGTCAGGCACTCTATCAG CTAGGTTTGTCTGGTCATCCTGATGGCCTTAGTTCTGAAGACACAAAAGTTCTATGGGTTCAAGCTGATACTGATGGAAATGGTGTTGTGGACTACGTAGAATTTCTG CAGCGAATATGGAATCCAAAATGTTCGGAGCAACCTGAGGATAAAACAGCAACTGGAACCAAGATAACAGGTGGAGAgacacaacagcagcagcaggccTTTGGTTTTGACGTGAAGGACGCAGTCCTCTTCCCTCCAGAAGTCGAGAGAGGGATGTGGCCGGAAAACTATTCTCTCTCCGACCATGCCCCGCTGACCGTCGTGTTTTCCCCTGTAAAGATGCCTTGTGGCGGGCCAGTTTGCTAA
- the LOC135584498 gene encoding uncharacterized calcium-binding protein At1g02270-like isoform X3, with amino-acid sequence MQSRKERNYESGSGNKRKRGRWANRTSSIKKKRRGMGHSSTVRSDRCVTCTTFNILAPIYKRISEEDQSCRESQYRAYWLSRNKSIIDRLLGDRSSIICLQEVWLGNDELVNMYEKQLGDAGYVSFKLARTNNRGDGLLTAIHRDYFRILNHRELLFNDFGDRVAQLLDVESVVSFWHGQNSSIRQQLLIVNTHLLFPHDSTLCIVRLQQVYKILQYIETYQKEHNLEPMPVILCGDWNGSKRGHVYKFLRSQGFISSYDTVHQYTDSDADAHKWISHRNHRGNICGVDFIWLLNPNKQRKPLRTSWNEAVFGIIKYLLRAASLTETSAFAFLKIDSPGDYITYSGFCQALYQLGLSGHPDGLSSEDTKVLWVQADTDGNGVVDYVEFLRIWNPKCSEQPEDKTATGTKITGGETQQQQQAFGFDVKDAVLFPPEVERGMWPENYSLSDHAPLTVVFSPVKMPCGGPVC; translated from the exons ATGCAGAGCAGGAAAGAACGGAACTATGAGTCCGGCAGCGGCAACAAGCGCAAGCGGGGCCGGTGGGCGAACAGGACGAGCAGcatcaagaagaagaggagaggaatgGGGCACAGCTCGACGGTGCGCTCGGACCGCTGCGTCACCTGCACCACCTTCAACATTCTTGCGCCCATCTATAAGCGGATCAGTGAGGAG GATCAGAGTTGCAGGGAGAGTCAATACAGAGCGTATTGGTTGAGCCGGAACAAAAGTATAATCGACAGGCTATTGGGCGATCGTTCCTCTATCATTTGCCTTCAG GAGGTTTGGTTGGGGAACGACGAGCTCGTCAATATGTATGAGAAGCAGCTGGGGGACGCCGGCTATGTCAGCTTCAAGCTTGCCCGGACGAACAATCGCGGCGATG GTCTCCTCACTGCTATTCACAGGGACTACTTCAGGATTCTAAACCATCGGGAGTTGCTCttcaatgactttggagatcgtgTTGCTCAGCTCTTAGATGTGGAATCGGTTGTTTCTTTCTGGCATGGGCAAAACAGCAGCATTCGGCAACAATTGCTCATTGTGAATACCCATCTGTTATTCCCTCATGATTCTACCTTGTGTATAGTTCGTTTGCAACAG GTATACAAGATCCTTCAGTATATAGAAACATACCAGAAAGAGCATAATCTTGAACCAATGCCTGTCATACTATGTGG AGATTGGAATGGAAGCAAACGTGGGCATGTTTACAAGTTTCTTCGGTCCCAAGGGTTTATATCATCATATGATACCGTTCATCAGTACACCGATAGTGATGCTGATGCCCACAAG TGGATTAGCCACCGCAATCATCGTGGGAACATCTGCGGAGTTGATTTCATATGGCTTCTTAATCCAAATAAGCAAAGGAAACCACTGAGAACTAGCTGGAACGAAGCAGTATTTGGCATTATTAag TATCTTTTGCGAGCAGCTTCTCTTACAGAGACCAGTGCATTTGCGTTCCTTAAAATTGACAGTCCTGGCGATTACATTACCTACTCAGGTTTCTGTCAGGCACTCTATCAG CTAGGTTTGTCTGGTCATCCTGATGGCCTTAGTTCTGAAGACACAAAAGTTCTATGGGTTCAAGCTGATACTGATGGAAATGGTGTTGTGGACTACGTAGAATTTCTG CGAATATGGAATCCAAAATGTTCGGAGCAACCTGAGGATAAAACAGCAACTGGAACCAAGATAACAGGTGGAGAgacacaacagcagcagcaggccTTTGGTTTTGACGTGAAGGACGCAGTCCTCTTCCCTCCAGAAGTCGAGAGAGGGATGTGGCCGGAAAACTATTCTCTCTCCGACCATGCCCCGCTGACCGTCGTGTTTTCCCCTGTAAAGATGCCTTGTGGCGGGCCAGTTTGCTAA
- the LOC135584498 gene encoding uncharacterized calcium-binding protein At1g02270-like isoform X4 — MQSRKERNYESGSGNKRKRGRWANRTSSIKKKRRGMGHSSTVRSDRCVTCTTFNILAPIYKRISEESCRESQYRAYWLSRNKSIIDRLLGDRSSIICLQEVWLGNDELVNMYEKQLGDAGYVSFKLARTNNRGDGLLTAIHRDYFRILNHRELLFNDFGDRVAQLLDVESVVSFWHGQNSSIRQQLLIVNTHLLFPHDSTLCIVRLQQVYKILQYIETYQKEHNLEPMPVILCGDWNGSKRGHVYKFLRSQGFISSYDTVHQYTDSDADAHKWISHRNHRGNICGVDFIWLLNPNKQRKPLRTSWNEAVFGIIKYLLRAASLTETSAFAFLKIDSPGDYITYSGFCQALYQLGLSGHPDGLSSEDTKVLWVQADTDGNGVVDYVEFLQRIWNPKCSEQPEDKTATGTKITGGETQQQQQAFGFDVKDAVLFPPEVERGMWPENYSLSDHAPLTVVFSPVKMPCGGPVC, encoded by the exons ATGCAGAGCAGGAAAGAACGGAACTATGAGTCCGGCAGCGGCAACAAGCGCAAGCGGGGCCGGTGGGCGAACAGGACGAGCAGcatcaagaagaagaggagaggaatgGGGCACAGCTCGACGGTGCGCTCGGACCGCTGCGTCACCTGCACCACCTTCAACATTCTTGCGCCCATCTATAAGCGGATCAGTGAGGAG AGTTGCAGGGAGAGTCAATACAGAGCGTATTGGTTGAGCCGGAACAAAAGTATAATCGACAGGCTATTGGGCGATCGTTCCTCTATCATTTGCCTTCAG GAGGTTTGGTTGGGGAACGACGAGCTCGTCAATATGTATGAGAAGCAGCTGGGGGACGCCGGCTATGTCAGCTTCAAGCTTGCCCGGACGAACAATCGCGGCGATG GTCTCCTCACTGCTATTCACAGGGACTACTTCAGGATTCTAAACCATCGGGAGTTGCTCttcaatgactttggagatcgtgTTGCTCAGCTCTTAGATGTGGAATCGGTTGTTTCTTTCTGGCATGGGCAAAACAGCAGCATTCGGCAACAATTGCTCATTGTGAATACCCATCTGTTATTCCCTCATGATTCTACCTTGTGTATAGTTCGTTTGCAACAG GTATACAAGATCCTTCAGTATATAGAAACATACCAGAAAGAGCATAATCTTGAACCAATGCCTGTCATACTATGTGG AGATTGGAATGGAAGCAAACGTGGGCATGTTTACAAGTTTCTTCGGTCCCAAGGGTTTATATCATCATATGATACCGTTCATCAGTACACCGATAGTGATGCTGATGCCCACAAG TGGATTAGCCACCGCAATCATCGTGGGAACATCTGCGGAGTTGATTTCATATGGCTTCTTAATCCAAATAAGCAAAGGAAACCACTGAGAACTAGCTGGAACGAAGCAGTATTTGGCATTATTAag TATCTTTTGCGAGCAGCTTCTCTTACAGAGACCAGTGCATTTGCGTTCCTTAAAATTGACAGTCCTGGCGATTACATTACCTACTCAGGTTTCTGTCAGGCACTCTATCAG CTAGGTTTGTCTGGTCATCCTGATGGCCTTAGTTCTGAAGACACAAAAGTTCTATGGGTTCAAGCTGATACTGATGGAAATGGTGTTGTGGACTACGTAGAATTTCTG CAGCGAATATGGAATCCAAAATGTTCGGAGCAACCTGAGGATAAAACAGCAACTGGAACCAAGATAACAGGTGGAGAgacacaacagcagcagcaggccTTTGGTTTTGACGTGAAGGACGCAGTCCTCTTCCCTCCAGAAGTCGAGAGAGGGATGTGGCCGGAAAACTATTCTCTCTCCGACCATGCCCCGCTGACCGTCGTGTTTTCCCCTGTAAAGATGCCTTGTGGCGGGCCAGTTTGCTAA
- the LOC135584498 gene encoding uncharacterized calcium-binding protein At1g02270-like isoform X5, whose translation MQSRKERNYESGSGNKRKRGRWANRTSSIKKKRRGMGHSSTVRSDRCVTCTTFNILAPIYKRISEESCRESQYRAYWLSRNKSIIDRLLGDRSSIICLQEVWLGNDELVNMYEKQLGDAGYVSFKLARTNNRGDGLLTAIHRDYFRILNHRELLFNDFGDRVAQLLDVESVVSFWHGQNSSIRQQLLIVNTHLLFPHDSTLCIVRLQQVYKILQYIETYQKEHNLEPMPVILCGDWNGSKRGHVYKFLRSQGFISSYDTVHQYTDSDADAHKWISHRNHRGNICGVDFIWLLNPNKQRKPLRTSWNEAVFGIIKYLLRAASLTETSAFAFLKIDSPGDYITYSGFCQALYQLGLSGHPDGLSSEDTKVLWVQADTDGNGVVDYVEFLRIWNPKCSEQPEDKTATGTKITGGETQQQQQAFGFDVKDAVLFPPEVERGMWPENYSLSDHAPLTVVFSPVKMPCGGPVC comes from the exons ATGCAGAGCAGGAAAGAACGGAACTATGAGTCCGGCAGCGGCAACAAGCGCAAGCGGGGCCGGTGGGCGAACAGGACGAGCAGcatcaagaagaagaggagaggaatgGGGCACAGCTCGACGGTGCGCTCGGACCGCTGCGTCACCTGCACCACCTTCAACATTCTTGCGCCCATCTATAAGCGGATCAGTGAGGAG AGTTGCAGGGAGAGTCAATACAGAGCGTATTGGTTGAGCCGGAACAAAAGTATAATCGACAGGCTATTGGGCGATCGTTCCTCTATCATTTGCCTTCAG GAGGTTTGGTTGGGGAACGACGAGCTCGTCAATATGTATGAGAAGCAGCTGGGGGACGCCGGCTATGTCAGCTTCAAGCTTGCCCGGACGAACAATCGCGGCGATG GTCTCCTCACTGCTATTCACAGGGACTACTTCAGGATTCTAAACCATCGGGAGTTGCTCttcaatgactttggagatcgtgTTGCTCAGCTCTTAGATGTGGAATCGGTTGTTTCTTTCTGGCATGGGCAAAACAGCAGCATTCGGCAACAATTGCTCATTGTGAATACCCATCTGTTATTCCCTCATGATTCTACCTTGTGTATAGTTCGTTTGCAACAG GTATACAAGATCCTTCAGTATATAGAAACATACCAGAAAGAGCATAATCTTGAACCAATGCCTGTCATACTATGTGG AGATTGGAATGGAAGCAAACGTGGGCATGTTTACAAGTTTCTTCGGTCCCAAGGGTTTATATCATCATATGATACCGTTCATCAGTACACCGATAGTGATGCTGATGCCCACAAG TGGATTAGCCACCGCAATCATCGTGGGAACATCTGCGGAGTTGATTTCATATGGCTTCTTAATCCAAATAAGCAAAGGAAACCACTGAGAACTAGCTGGAACGAAGCAGTATTTGGCATTATTAag TATCTTTTGCGAGCAGCTTCTCTTACAGAGACCAGTGCATTTGCGTTCCTTAAAATTGACAGTCCTGGCGATTACATTACCTACTCAGGTTTCTGTCAGGCACTCTATCAG CTAGGTTTGTCTGGTCATCCTGATGGCCTTAGTTCTGAAGACACAAAAGTTCTATGGGTTCAAGCTGATACTGATGGAAATGGTGTTGTGGACTACGTAGAATTTCTG CGAATATGGAATCCAAAATGTTCGGAGCAACCTGAGGATAAAACAGCAACTGGAACCAAGATAACAGGTGGAGAgacacaacagcagcagcaggccTTTGGTTTTGACGTGAAGGACGCAGTCCTCTTCCCTCCAGAAGTCGAGAGAGGGATGTGGCCGGAAAACTATTCTCTCTCCGACCATGCCCCGCTGACCGTCGTGTTTTCCCCTGTAAAGATGCCTTGTGGCGGGCCAGTTTGCTAA